The nucleotide sequence CGGCAGGCGGATACTGAAATGCGCCCCTTCGCCCGGTGTGCTGTGGACGCTGATCTCGCCCTGGTGGCGCTGGACGATGTCCTGCGAAATGGCCAGCCCCAGCCCGGTGCCTTCGCCCACCGGCTTGGTGGTGAAGAACGGCTCGAACAGGGTGGCCATGTGCTCGGGCTGAATGCCGGGGCCGTTGTCGATGACCTCGATGATCAGGTGCGTGCCGTGGTTTCGGGTGCGAATCTGTATCACGCCCGGCACGGGCTGGCTCTGCTGCGCCTGCATGGCCTGCGCGGCGTTCACCACCAGGTTGAGCAGCACCTGTGTGAGTTGGGACTCCGAACCGCTGATCTGCGCCGTGGCGGCACTCAGCGTCACATCCAGCTTTATCTGCCGGCGCAGTTCGTGGCGTGCCAGATTCAGCGCCGTCTCGATGCATTTGTGCACATCCACCGGCGTAAAGGCGTCGGTGCCCTCGTGGGAAAAACTCTTCAGGTCGCTGATGATCTTGCGGATGCGCAGGATACCATCACGAGTTTCCTGCATCAGGGCAGGGTAATCCTCCACGGCGTAGGTAATGTCGTCGCGGTTATGCGGCGCGTCAGCGGGCGGGAACAGGTCACCGACCTGATCCGGCGGCAGTTTGGCGCTGGCGCGAATGGCAAACGCGGACAGGGTTTCCAGATACTCACCCAGGCGGTTGATGTTGGCGCTGACGTAGGCAATCGGATTGTTGATCTCGTGGGCAATGCCGGCAGAAATCACCCCCAGTGAGGCCATTTTCTCCGAGTGCAGCAGCATGTTTTCTGCCCGGTGCAGGGAGGCTTCCTTGCTGCGGACTTCGCGGCGCAGGGCATCGTTCTGCTGATGGAAGCGGGTGACATCGGTGCCGAAATAGATATAGCCGGTGTCCGCCTCGGTGATGAACGACAGCGGGAACACGAAGGTATCCACCCAGCGTATGCCGCTGTCCCGTGTGCGCAGGCAGAGCTGGCCGTGCCAGACCCGCTCCTGTTGCAGTGTGCGGCGCATGTCGCTGGCGGCTTCGGCATGAATGGCGCGGACGCCGACCTCTTTCTGGTGGCGGCCCACCAGTTCCGTCAGCGGGGTGCCGCTGAGGTCGACCAGCTTGTCATTGGCGTAGGTCAGCACGCCGTGCAGGTCGGTGGTGAAGACGCAGTACTGGTCGATGATCCGCGCCAGTGGCCCGAGCACTTTGCGATTGATGTCGTAGGCATCGGCACTGGTTTCGATCAGGCGCAGCTTGGCACCGAACACGCTGTTGGTGAGCGAGGAAAATTC is from Isoalcanivorax pacificus W11-5 and encodes:
- a CDS encoding ATP-binding protein, producing MDFLAGLLAPLLDQQSSGFYIIASLLIMLVVVFFMHRTYRASLKVEARLAEFSSLTNSVFGAKLRLIETSADAYDINRKVLGPLARIIDQYCVFTTDLHGVLTYANDKLVDLSGTPLTELVGRHQKEVGVRAIHAEAASDMRRTLQQERVWHGQLCLRTRDSGIRWVDTFVFPLSFITEADTGYIYFGTDVTRFHQQNDALRREVRSKEASLHRAENMLLHSEKMASLGVISAGIAHEINNPIAYVSANINRLGEYLETLSAFAIRASAKLPPDQVGDLFPPADAPHNRDDITYAVEDYPALMQETRDGILRIRKIISDLKSFSHEGTDAFTPVDVHKCIETALNLARHELRRQIKLDVTLSAATAQISGSESQLTQVLLNLVVNAAQAMQAQQSQPVPGVIQIRTRNHGTHLIIEVIDNGPGIQPEHMATLFEPFFTTKPVGEGTGLGLAISQDIVQRHQGEISVHSTPGEGAHFSIRLPLLNAASARPGLATPAPPSRPGQKAHRPHGL